From Triticum urartu cultivar G1812 chromosome 2, Tu2.1, whole genome shotgun sequence, a single genomic window includes:
- the LOC125537326 gene encoding zinc finger MYM-type protein 1-like: protein MKSKNTGTTDLRAFMKRVAAKRKQPEPTSATPSSNESQMQLVIFEGQSGSETHTIPPEPERAPHTEAPIAEDDDESMALDESDSSDEDSDDDIYNIEPDPGLRTPISSYDVNERDSVRRAYIALGRCKPKMRKKDFPQHDCGGKRRFQPAWFDEYKWLEYSVDKDAAYCFFCYLFKDSTKFAGGDSFVNGGFRNWNMKARFRKHAGEVNSAHCEAEEKYNLFIKPKASIREAISSQTTQYKAEYLARLKWSLECIKFILHQGLAFRGHDEGKDSKNKGNFRELLQWLAGNFEEVNKVVSGNAPQNCQMIDHKIQKQLISSCAHETTKFVIEELGDECFAILADESSDAYQQEQLALCL, encoded by the coding sequence ATGAAGAGTAAGAATACTGGCACTACTGATTTGAGAGCTTTCATGAAAAGAGTTGCTGCAAAAAGAAAACAACCTGAACCAACGAGTGCTACCCCATCTTCCAATGAAAGTCAGATGCAATTGGTAATTTTTGAAGGGCAAAGTGGTAGTGAGACACACACAATACCACCTGAACCTGAGAGAGCTCCTCACACAGAGGCCCCAAtagcagaagatgatgatgaatCTATGGCCCTAGATGAATCTGATTCTAGTGATGAGGATAGTGATGATGACATTTATAACATCGAGCCTGATCCTGGGTTGAGGACTCCTATCTCAAGCTATGATGTTAATGAACGAGATTCAGTTAGAAGGGCCTACATTGCATTGGGACGATGTAAACCAAAGATGCGGAAGAAAGATTTTCCGCAACATGACTGCGGAGGTAAGCGTCGCTTCCAACCGGCTTGGTTTGATGAGTATAAGTGGCTTGAGTATAGTGTGGATAAAGATGCTGCATATTGCTTTTTTTGCTATTTGTTCAAAGATAGTACTAAATTTGCTGGTGGAGATAGTTTTGTTAATGGAGGGTTCAGAAATTGGAATATGAAAGCGAGATTTCGTAAGCATGCTGGTGAGGTGAATAGTGCTCATTGTGAAGCCGAAGAGAAATATAATTTGTTCATCAAACCTAAAGCATCAATCCGTGAGGCCATTTCCTCACAGACCACACAGTACAAGGCTGAGTATCTAGCTCGATTAAAATGGTCACTTGAGTGCATAAAATTTATTTTGCATCAGGGGTTGGCTTTTCGTGGTCATGATGAGGGAAAGGATTCTAAAAATAAAGGAAATTTCCGAGAACTTTTGCAATGGCTGGCAGGCAACTTTGAAGAAGTTAATAAGGTTGTTTCAGGAAATGCTCCACAGAATTGTCAGATGATAGATCACAAGATTCAAAAACAGCTTATTAGTTCTTGTGCTCATGAAACAACAAAATTTGTCATAGAGGAACTTGGTGATGAGTGTTTCGCAATTCTTGCTGATGAATCTAGTGATGCATACCAACAAGAACAGTTAGCTCTTTGCTTGTGA